CGCGCGGCGGCCTCGGCGGAGTCGAAGGTGCCGAGCCAGATCGGGGTCTTCTTGGCCGGGTCGCGGATCTCGGCCGCGTACCGGCCCGACGGGCGCCGCCGCACCCCGCGGTACTTCACCTCGTCCCCCTCCAGCCCCGGCCCCGCAGGCGGCCTCGCGCGCCGCATCGCCCTCGCCTCGCCCCTCCCTACCCTCGGCGTCCTCCCTCTCGCTCGCCCCGTCTGGTGTGGGCTTTCTCGCTCGCGCTCGCGCTCGGCCTCCCTCGGCGACTCCACCGTGCGCGCCTTGTTTGTGTGTTTGGTCGGCAGCGGGCTGGCCGGCTGACGCGGCGGGCCCGCCCACGACCGGGCGTCGCGTCGGTTTGTTTATGATTATTATTCCATTCCAATCGACCGCGTCCACGTCCCCGTCCTCGGGTCGGGTGAGGTCGGGTCGTCACCCCCGCCCCGCGTCACCGCGACGCGTACCCACTCTCCCGGCCGCTGGTAGACTGACCGTCTGTCTGTCTGTCTGGTGGATGGACGGATTTTTCCCCTCCTTTCTGTGATGGACGGATGGGTGCGGAATCGCGGTGGTGGGCACGGTCGGCAGTAGCGCCGTCGGCCACTAGCGGGGCATATTCGTCGACGCTGCCGCCTCCCCCTGCCGGTGCGTGCCGTGCGGTCGATCTTTGGTTGcgccatttattttattttatttatttatttattatttacgGGGATGGATTTTAAGCGCACGGCTTGTGGATGAGATTGCTGGGAGCCGACACCGCGACACATGGTAGCAGGTAGCGTCTGCCTTTTGCTGCCACACATGGATTCCTTCGGCTTCAGGAGGATCCTTCTTCCTTCTGATAAACTTCATTTCTGCAATTCTGAAACTGGCCAATCCATATATATGTTTTGCCAAAATTGCCCGAAAAATCGCAAGTTCTACTATGCTGTCCATGCATCCTGAATTCTCCAACCAAGCATCTATTCCGAACAGTGGTCAAACATGCATAGGCCACGGCAGTGCAGCACTGAAGACAAAACGAAAATGCCAATGCATCTCTGAACATTGTGTTACACGTTTCTCACTATTCCCACACACAAGGGCCGGCATGACCCTCTCACGCTTGCCTACTTCCATCATGAGTCATGGCAGCCGAACAGCACTTGAGGAACGAGTTGCCACTGACGAGAGGTCAGCAACAGGTTCACTGGTAAGGGTTGCTGAAGTTCTTGAGGAGGTCCGGGATGTCGTGCGCGAGCATGTCATCCACGGCCTGCACCATCTTGGGCTTTATCTTCTCGAACTTGTCGATGCTGTACCCGGCCAGCACCTGCTTGAAGTGCTCCACGTCGGGGAAGTCGCCCGCCGGAAGGTGGTACTCCCTCTGGAcctgtttccaaccaatacatcTCAGTCAGGCGTCAATGGAGCGAGCACATTGTGCAGAAAGGAGGCAGTTGTGAATCAAGATGCAAGCAAATCAACATTATGTGTCTGAAATTCATTTGATTTCACTTTGCGGCAGAAGAAGGGTATAACGGGTGGATCTTAGGGACGCAGTTTGTATGAATGTACCTTTGCAAACTCATCTTGCAAGTTGTCGATGAGTCGCTGTTGAGCCTTGGCTTTCCCAATCATTGCAGGCATCTCCTTCTTCAGCTGGCCAATTATGTAAGCATGGATCTTTGCAGCTCTGGCACGCTTGACAAACTCATTGACCTGTGCATGGAAATGGTGGGCCAGTCACGTTGAAATTCTGCAGTTCATAAAAGAATTTCATACATATGATGCATTACTTACCCGACGATCACAAGCCTTCTTAGGTATGTCTTTCAGGTCAGCAAGGAGATCCTCTTGCTCTTTCTCAAACAATTCCTTTCCAATTGGCCCAACAGCTGATTCATTCACAGGTTTGTCATTAAACGACCTGCAGATATTAGTTTCAGCGTGAGTCACTTCTGCACTAACTGTGTACTGGATTCACActacattttgttcttccagaaataTTTTAAGTGTAGATTTTTTTCCCATTGGCAGTATATTAGAGCTGTACAATCTTCAGTCTCCAGAAGTAATATAAGATTACTAAAGCATTACAGCATTATTACAGAGAACATGGTGATAGAGAATAGAAGACAAGTATTACCCAATGTAGACACGCATAACCTCAGGAGTATTTAGAACTTTCCCAAGGGACCACATCAGTGCACCGTACACTCTCATAAGCTGCACCATACATAAGGGATTTTTTTGATTCAGATAATCATGTGTACCGAATTACACATAGGAAGAAAAATAGCAGGTCCATGCAAATAGATTGCAAGAAAAACATATACCTGCTGAGTGTCAACTTGGTCTGCCTTGTTCAGCACCACACGTATTTTGTCTTCATTCCCACGTAAAGAAGAAATGACACGCTTGAATTCATCGCTGATATCAAGCTTGTGAGGATCAAACAGTAGAAGAATAACATCGCACTTTGCAGCAAACCATGAAGTTACACCAGTGAAATCATAACTACGCTGGGTCCTTTGCTTTTCACCAGAGAGAACACCAGGAGTGTCAACAAACGTGATATGATCTAGTAGCTTCAAAAAACAAGGCAACTATCAGTGTCTGGAATGATTGTCTCACATGTATTAGTATGTCAATTAATGCTTACAGGATGTGGCATCTGAGAGCATTCAAACTTTGATAGGAATGCACCCCCAAATGTCGTAAGACCATTGAAAGGCATATCGGCTTGGACTGCAATTGTATTGCCAGGAACAGTCCTTTCATCAGATCCTGACTGATGTGGGGAAAGAATATGAGAGATCAATGGGATAAATACGAGTACATTAACAATAGAAGAAAATAGGAAATGCAAATTGATTGGATTTTTTATGTCAACTGTCAGGAACATCCTGTCTCAAAAAAAGTGCATAAATATTCTACACATGTGCATCAAAACTATAGCCATTAAAggattttttttaatgaaatgtGGGATAAACAAAACAGCAGTAGTCTTCTGTGTCCCATTGTATTTCAGAAAACTACGAACACAACACCGTTGTGATCAAAAAATCTTCTCAAACTCCTGGGTTATTACCAAGTTACGTGTTTATTACCAGCTCTCATCAACTCATGCTTTTGCTGACATAGAAACAAAAGCAACTAATAAATCCTCACATCATGCTACAAAATTGATGAAGCTGGGCAAAACAGACACTACTGTTATTGGTCTATATCTGTATCCCATCTTTGTTTCTTACAAAAGAAAGAGCTGATGCTTTCCAATCAACATAAATAATTCAGTTAACACTGAAAAGCAAGCATTAGGAGTAAATATGCTCAAGCAATAATTATCTGAAAAATCTCTTATCCTTGCTGCATGTACATAAATATTCATGCAACACTTACCATCACAACTACAAATCTGTCAGTAGTGGGCTCTGGTCCGATATGAGCTCCTGCGTTTCGAAAGGCCAATTAAAGTTGCAGTCTGATGTTATAGAGAAACGTACCACCAAAATAGATGGTGTGGGTAAAATGAAACTCaggttttctgttttaaataaaGCCCCAAACCTGGGAAGTTTGTTTTTAACAGGTGCTTAATGAATGTTGTTTTCCCTGTAGAATATTGACCCAAGAGCATAACCATTGGCTTCGCATCGAAGTCACTGTTTGTCTGAAATATGGAAGAATAAATGCAATCACATGAAAGTAATGACTCAATAAGACAATCAGGATGCAAGAAGATGGGGTTGAGAACATTGTGATCTGTAAATCATAGGGAAACTAGGGTTTAAACGGAAGTCTATACCAGCAATGGAGAGGCAAAATCATTGAACCGGTATGCAACTTCTAAAGGCTTCAGTTTTTCGATGTACAGTCTTTTCAAGCCATCAATTACAGAAGTAACAGCAGTCAGGGGCGTTTGAATCTACAAAGCACCAAAGAAAGAAACTGTGATGAATGCATGCTCTAATTGGCAAAGCCAACTTCTATGATTAAATGAGGTACAGTTGTTTAGTTAATAACGAAGACAGAAAATTAATATGTGCTGCAATGACAAAGTTACTGAAAATGGAAACATCACACGTAAGTCGGGTACCTTCTTTGATGATTTGGAACTGAACCAGCTGTTTGTAGAAGGTGCTTGCACCTGAGAGGTGCCTGAACACAACAAAATGATTAGCATCATACAGGACTTTATTAACATGATTTACCACGGGGAAAGGGGGCAGGATGATTACCATTTTCTTGTGGGCGAACTACATTCACAATAGCCATTGATCTCTAAAAAAGAAATACCAATTGCAAAATACCATGTTAGTATGAGAGGCAGTAAATGCACTTGAATGACACAGGATTATCTGCACATCTAATAAACTTACAGCAAGCAGTTCATCAAGACCTTTCATCACAGGAGGATCGAAGCTACTCAGATCTGCAAACACAAGCACAAGCCATCCAATTCAAACATCACACACAGATGAACTCAGCAGACATAAAAACAGATGAGGCGCAGTTCACAGCCCACATCATAACAAGGTGCCACCAACCTTCACGCTTGAGACTGTCCTGGGTGATCTCGTTGCCCGCTTGAGCCAGAGACACGAGCTGCAGATTGCAACAGACGAAACCATCAACACTGCACAGTCACATCTCCTACTACCAGCAGCACAGATTGCTACGACGCGTCTAAACAGAGAGGGCAAGGGTGTGCAAACCTGCATCGCGGCCGCGAACTCGCCGAAGCCGAGGTACCCCTGACGCTTGGAGTCAGCAATCGCCCAAACCTTGAATCGACCGACAACGGACTAGTTAGTTAGGCCCCCATTCAGCAGCGGCATCTCGAGGTATCGGCGGGCGGTTCACTCACCTGCTTGAGGTCGGCGCGGGAGAGGCCGGACATGGCGAAGAACTTGGTGGCGTCGGCGCCCGTGACGCGCCCGTCTCCATCTGCAAGGACAGCCGGGGACGCGGCCACCGGGGAATCAGCGAGGCGTTGGCCATCTCCCTCCCAATCCTTCGATTTGGGGGGCGCTGGTGGTGGGAACCGCGAAGGCTGCGAGGACACGCACCTGGGTCGGCGAGGGCGAACCAGTCGGCGTAGATCCTCTGGTGCTCCTTGGAGCAGCCCAGGGAGGCGACGGACCGCGCGATCTCCATCCACGGTCTCCCTCctcgcgtcggcggcggcggcggctgacgcGAGCAGCAGCGGCAGCAGGAGTGGACAAACGGAAACCTCACGGGGTGCGGGTGCGGATGCGGATGCTCGTCTCTTCTCCCCCTCTTAGGCGTGGAATGGGGAGGCATTTGAAATCGGGGACCCCCCCACCCTGCCCTACCGAGCACGCGCCCCGGCGAATTTTTTCAGTTTCTTTAATGGGGCTGGACGCTCCCCTTTATTTTAGGCTGGACCGGTGCTCGGAATTATTTGGTGTTCGGCCCATAGAAGGCCTGTTAGGCCTGTGTCAATGCATCATCTTTTAACATCGTAATTATATGcataataaaacataaaaaacaactaGTATAATATATTATATTGTATGTTTTTATCTAAATTTAATGATTTTTGGCTCATGTATGCATGTGATTGGGTATGTTTTTTTTGCCTATGATCATGTGTCAATGTTGTACAACCCCATTATCCTTTTTCACTAAATACAGCATCACATAAATAAAATACCTATAAAATCGCGTTAAAAGACTTGCATTGACATTGGCTCTAGGTGAGTTGTATGGTTTTTTTTGTTCACTCGGGCTGAATGTATGAACGGAAGAATGGTAAAATGGCTCCCCCAGTAACTTGTTTTGCTACACTAGTTTAGAGGTGGGTAGACATGTGTGGCTAGGTGTTCCTCCGGATCACCTCTTGAATAAAGTGTGCTATTTTACTAAAAAGTAACTTTTTTGCTAAAAAGGagtaacaaacaaacaaaaaatcttACTTGCTCAAAAATAAAGATCCTTAAACCCCGTTTGGATGTTCATATTGGTGCCCTCATAATCGATTTGGTATTCTGGAAATTACAATTCTAACATCCCTCGTTAACACCTACAGTAACCCTGTCATTAAGCAGCAGTAATCTCGGTGGTGAAGTTGCAATTACCTCTTTTGCTTAAGCCAAGCTATTTTGctaaacaatgtttgatcattttGGAATCATAtctcttttcaaaaaaaattgaaattcaaAATTCATTTAATATGCGGTTTA
This genomic stretch from Hordeum vulgare subsp. vulgare chromosome 6H, MorexV3_pseudomolecules_assembly, whole genome shotgun sequence harbors:
- the LOC123401653 gene encoding EH domain-containing protein 1-like, yielding MEIARSVASLGCSKEHQRIYADWFALADPDGDGRVTGADATKFFAMSGLSRADLKQVWAIADSKRQGYLGFGEFAAAMQLVSLAQAGNEITQDSLKREDLSSFDPPVMKGLDELLARSMAIVNVVRPQENGTSQVQAPSTNSWFSSKSSKKIQTPLTAVTSVIDGLKRLYIEKLKPLEVAYRFNDFASPLLTNSDFDAKPMVMLLGQYSTGKTTFIKHLLKTNFPGAHIGPEPTTDRFVVVMSGSDERTVPGNTIAVQADMPFNGLTTFGGAFLSKFECSQMPHPLLDHITFVDTPGVLSGEKQRTQRSYDFTGVTSWFAAKCDVILLLFDPHKLDISDEFKRVISSLRGNEDKIRVVLNKADQVDTQQLMRVYGALMWSLGKVLNTPEVMRVYIGSFNDKPVNESAVGPIGKELFEKEQEDLLADLKDIPKKACDRRVNEFVKRARAAKIHAYIIGQLKKEMPAMIGKAKAQQRLIDNLQDEFAKVQREYHLPAGDFPDVEHFKQVLAGYSIDKFEKIKPKMVQAVDDMLAHDIPDLLKNFSNPYQ